Proteins from a genomic interval of Anolis sagrei isolate rAnoSag1 chromosome 1, rAnoSag1.mat, whole genome shotgun sequence:
- the LOC137095798 gene encoding uncharacterized protein, translated as MLSAHPPRFWHLFLGLCVFLHVHSSQSSEMETEQGGVPDLVMEQGRPSPDESGAQVLNRSSCEFTFHLPLPQSECAAVPQTSPLASQEDLDHLKMLVANMGEALKALEEATGSDAGKSRYQDLISEALPDVREANGAFHEALGKFLQELEDHTQVDQHSHVEDEKKKLKEHLRMMDHLLRVTGRLAKELDQMSQTLLETLTEPMENTTIPTSASPLVSF; from the exons CTTTCAGCCCATCCACCTCGGTTTTGGCATCTCTTCCTCGGCCTGTGTGTTTTCCTACATGTTCATTCATCTCAGAGCTCAGAAATGGAGACAGAACAAGGTGGTGTCCCTGACCTGGTGATGGAGCAAGGCAGACCAAGCCCTGACGAAAGTGGAGCTCAagtgttgaacagaagctcttgcGAGTTCACCTTTCACCTTCCGTTACCCCAAAGTGAATGTGCCGCTGTGCCCCAGACGTCACCTTTGGCTTCTCAGGAGGATCTGGACCACCTCAAGATGTTGGTGGCCAACATGGGAGAAGCCCTCAAGGCCCTGGAAGAGGCCACCGGTTCAGATGCGGGCAAATCCAGGTACCAGGACCTCATTTCCGAAGCCCTTCCAGATGTGAGAGAGGCCAATGGGGCATTTCACGAGGCCCTGGGGAAATTCCTGCAAGAGCTGGAGGATCACACTCAGGTCGACCAACATTCGCACGTGGAGGATGAGAAAAAGAA ATTGAAGGAACACTTGCGGATGATGGACCACCTGCTTCGAGTCACTGGCCGCCTTGCCAAAGAGCTGGACCAAATGTCCCAAACCCTCTTGGAGACCTTGACCGAACCCATGGAGAACACTACTATCCCCACATCTGCAAGCCCTTTGGTGTCATTTTAG